The following are encoded in a window of uncultured Ilyobacter sp. genomic DNA:
- the ptsG gene encoding glucose-specific PTS transporter subunit IIBC — MKGFAQLQKIGKALMTPVAILPAAGLLLAFGQPNVLDSTLMAAAGGVIFANLPLLFAVGSAVGLAGGDGVAGLAAIVSLLIMNTVMGVTTGAAAEIALGNKAFAQVMGIPTLQTGVFGGILAGVIGAMMYKKFYKIELPAYLGFFSGKRFVPIATAFLSFFIGLAFPYVWKPIQVGLASLAVIGENPTAFSTFVFGLIERALIPFGLHHIFYAPFWFEFGEWTNSLGQVFRGDQAIFFAKLQDNVASFGSTGAYMTGKFAFMMFGLPGAALAMYKQAKPSKKKIAGGILLSAALTSFLTGITEPIEFLFLFVAPVLYGVHCVLAATSFMLMNILNVRIGMTFSGGLIDFISFGVLPNKTPWYLVIVVGAVYFVVYYVLFTFFIKKFDLKTPGREDEEEVASEIKLSENEVAVLVIAALGGKENIISTDACITRLRVEVKNTDLVNEGELKKLGAAGVLKVGKNGVQAIFGAKAQFIANDIKKMVE, encoded by the coding sequence ATGAAAGGATTTGCACAATTACAAAAGATAGGTAAAGCTTTGATGACTCCGGTTGCGATACTACCTGCCGCTGGATTACTATTGGCTTTTGGACAACCAAATGTTTTAGATTCAACGCTTATGGCAGCTGCTGGAGGAGTTATATTTGCTAACTTGCCTCTATTGTTTGCAGTGGGATCAGCAGTAGGGCTTGCAGGTGGAGACGGTGTTGCAGGGCTTGCAGCGATAGTGTCACTATTGATTATGAATACTGTTATGGGTGTCACAACAGGTGCAGCAGCAGAGATAGCACTTGGAAATAAAGCTTTTGCACAGGTTATGGGTATACCGACACTTCAGACTGGAGTTTTTGGTGGTATCTTAGCAGGTGTAATCGGGGCTATGATGTATAAAAAATTCTATAAAATAGAGCTTCCAGCTTATTTAGGTTTTTTCTCAGGAAAAAGATTTGTGCCTATAGCTACTGCATTTCTATCTTTCTTTATAGGCTTGGCGTTCCCGTATGTGTGGAAACCAATTCAAGTGGGATTGGCATCTCTTGCAGTAATAGGAGAAAATCCAACGGCTTTTTCAACATTTGTATTCGGACTTATTGAAAGAGCACTTATACCATTTGGTCTTCATCACATATTTTATGCTCCTTTCTGGTTTGAGTTTGGAGAGTGGACCAACTCTTTAGGTCAGGTATTCAGAGGAGATCAGGCTATATTCTTTGCAAAACTTCAAGACAATGTTGCTAGTTTTGGAAGTACAGGAGCATATATGACAGGAAAGTTTGCGTTTATGATGTTTGGACTTCCTGGAGCAGCCCTTGCAATGTATAAACAGGCAAAGCCATCTAAGAAAAAGATAGCAGGAGGAATACTGCTTTCTGCGGCACTTACATCGTTTCTTACTGGAATCACAGAACCTATTGAGTTCCTGTTCCTTTTCGTTGCACCGGTACTATACGGAGTGCACTGTGTACTAGCAGCGACTTCGTTCATGCTTATGAACATATTGAATGTAAGAATAGGAATGACATTCTCAGGAGGATTGATTGATTTTATATCTTTCGGAGTTCTTCCCAATAAAACCCCTTGGTACCTGGTTATCGTTGTAGGAGCTGTATACTTTGTAGTATACTATGTACTGTTTACATTTTTCATCAAAAAGTTTGACCTGAAGACACCTGGAAGAGAAGATGAAGAAGAGGTAGCAAGTGAGATAAAACTCTCTGAAAATGAGGTTGCAGTTCTAGTAATAGCAGCTTTGGGAGGAAAAGAAAATATAATTTCCACAGATGCTTGTATCACAAGACTCAGAGTGGAGGTAAAAAATACAGATTTAGTAAACGAAGGAGAGCTTAAAAAACTAGGAGCTGCCGGAGTATTAAAAGTTGGTAAAAATGGAGTTCAGGCAATATTTGGAGCTAAAGCTCAGTTCATTGCAAATGATATAAAAAAAATGGTTGAATAA
- a CDS encoding MarR family transcriptional regulator, producing the protein MYKKQELTALIIKFYNELSKCSVETSKELGSYEMQIKQFHYLSLIDKTPNMTSSELSEILNITKPSVTEIINKLIKLGCVYRDQSSSDKRVFYIKLTEKGKNIVRLKEISAEKFAEERLDSLTGEEVSNFIKIFRKLID; encoded by the coding sequence ATGTATAAAAAACAAGAGTTAACAGCTCTGATAATAAAATTTTATAATGAACTGTCTAAATGTAGTGTGGAAACTTCTAAAGAACTAGGTTCATATGAGATGCAGATAAAGCAATTTCATTATTTGAGCTTGATAGATAAAACCCCAAATATGACATCGAGTGAGCTGTCGGAAATTCTAAACATAACCAAGCCCTCGGTGACTGAAATAATAAACAAGCTGATAAAACTCGGATGTGTGTATAGGGATCAGAGCTCCTCAGATAAAAGAGTTTTCTATATAAAACTCACTGAAAAGGGAAAAAATATAGTAAGGCTGAAGGAGATCTCTGCAGAGAAATTTGCAGAAGAAAGACTAGATTCTCTTACAGGTGAGGAAGTGAGTAATTTTATAAAGATATTCAGAAAACTAATTGACTGA